In the Helicobacter typhlonius genome, one interval contains:
- the flgL gene encoding flagellar hook-associated protein FlgL — protein MRVTFGTKYNQMNYYQGTMQSKLMDMNTKIASGLKIQYGYQDSSVFNQNLKLEYEKINLDQGIDVSNDAHTATLNTDKALSELSITAEQFNTKLLQAANDIHSPTSREAIARDLEKLKEHMINIANTAIGGEFLFAGSNVKIRPFEPDGTYKGNNDRLEALVSNNNLIPYNITGEELFFGRDSDYHKSITSNIRKFNQTKLNNDIMDRIRRGDIPEEIYIKATDTLRDLIGDNDNDTSNNGKEYFYLRGVRPDGTSFKSKFEFDVGYKNERNATKVQDLLDRIGKEYGNTSKNKVVDVSLNFWGEIEIKNLKPGNANLDFHLISSDTDVENLDDLPALGARVSSFQKSHFMGQFSQSSMKAIKSNYDHRELTFPSTLLTKDNFPATLNTKLKDVLHEDVKTLVIGGTRPNNDDGSINEEPIEALSVNVDDDLEVQDLLAMVKNHFGGKLEGEIIRGELVFKDMNVTHKDRDLMNPPFNGPSGFSLSLTTLNDLGMETKGLRSDYRTEYDRVSFENQGSKLISNVSQILASGMGYATDETKLAEVAGGSLKGQTYYLDLEDHNGIPLQARIEFHDKGSYLVLPNADFDITNPESQAEFFIPFYNPHDEPPAVTISKPDDVTYRQLLDMISIALNYSNKPMSDYQNVQVQNDTPTQAGKNAYEVLLNHTNGRVSVYLSKDGRIEISDEMRSVSRMKFMIYDKSSNDFSEQGIRDYRASLTFNANNALIIDQPDVDFFNSVDEIIQAVRSGVYRPDAYGEEYTDQMRNKGIQNGIELFGHLSDHIEKMIALNGSHGRSFENVIRRNEILRVQIESVKSDVIGTDIADTYNRFSNLTTNYNAVLASTSRINQMSLVNYL, from the coding sequence ATGAGGGTTACATTTGGCACGAAATACAACCAAATGAATTACTATCAAGGCACGATGCAAAGTAAGCTTATGGATATGAATACAAAAATTGCTTCTGGGCTAAAGATTCAGTATGGATACCAAGATAGTAGCGTGTTTAATCAAAATCTAAAGCTTGAGTATGAAAAAATCAATTTGGATCAGGGGATTGATGTGAGTAATGATGCTCACACCGCCACGCTCAACACTGATAAAGCTCTCTCCGAGCTTTCAATTACTGCAGAGCAGTTTAACACAAAGCTTCTTCAAGCGGCAAACGATATTCACTCGCCGACTTCGCGTGAGGCGATTGCAAGGGACTTAGAAAAACTCAAAGAGCATATGATAAATATTGCAAATACCGCGATTGGCGGGGAGTTTCTCTTTGCAGGAAGCAATGTAAAAATTCGCCCATTTGAGCCAGATGGCACCTATAAGGGCAATAATGACAGACTTGAGGCACTCGTGAGTAATAACAATCTCATACCTTATAATATCACCGGTGAGGAGCTGTTTTTCGGGCGAGATTCAGACTATCATAAGAGTATTACGAGCAATATCCGCAAATTTAATCAAACAAAGCTTAACAACGACATTATGGATAGAATCCGGCGAGGGGATATACCCGAGGAGATTTATATCAAGGCGACCGATACCCTGCGCGACTTGATAGGGGATAATGATAATGATACAAGCAACAATGGCAAGGAGTATTTTTATTTACGGGGGGTGCGCCCAGATGGCACGAGCTTTAAAAGCAAGTTTGAATTTGATGTAGGTTACAAGAACGAGAGAAATGCCACAAAGGTGCAGGATTTGCTCGATAGAATTGGCAAGGAGTATGGCAACACAAGCAAGAATAAAGTTGTCGATGTGAGCTTGAATTTTTGGGGAGAGATTGAGATAAAAAATCTCAAGCCCGGCAATGCAAATTTGGACTTTCATCTTATCTCAAGCGATACCGATGTAGAGAATCTTGATGATTTACCTGCGCTTGGGGCGCGTGTGAGTAGTTTTCAAAAAAGCCATTTTATGGGGCAATTTTCGCAAAGCAGTATGAAAGCAATTAAGAGCAATTACGACCACAGAGAGCTTACTTTTCCTTCAACCTTGCTCACAAAGGATAATTTTCCGGCTACACTCAACACAAAACTTAAGGATGTGTTGCACGAAGATGTGAAAACGCTTGTAATTGGTGGCACGCGTCCAAATAATGATGATGGTAGTATCAATGAAGAGCCTATTGAGGCACTAAGTGTGAATGTCGATGATGATTTAGAAGTGCAGGACTTACTTGCTATGGTAAAGAATCATTTTGGTGGTAAATTAGAGGGCGAAATTATACGCGGTGAGCTAGTTTTTAAAGATATGAATGTAACGCACAAAGATAGGGATTTAATGAATCCACCATTTAATGGACCGAGCGGATTCTCACTCTCACTTACTACTTTAAATGACTTGGGAATGGAGACTAAGGGCTTAAGGAGTGATTATCGCACAGAATATGATAGAGTGAGTTTTGAAAATCAAGGCTCTAAGCTCATTTCTAATGTATCGCAGATTCTAGCAAGTGGTATGGGCTATGCAACCGATGAGACAAAACTCGCAGAAGTTGCGGGAGGCAGCCTTAAAGGACAGACTTATTATCTTGATTTAGAGGACCACAATGGAATCCCACTTCAAGCGCGTATTGAGTTTCACGACAAAGGGAGCTATCTTGTGTTGCCAAATGCGGACTTTGATATTACAAATCCTGAGTCTCAAGCTGAATTTTTTATACCATTTTATAATCCGCACGATGAACCACCGGCGGTAACTATCAGCAAACCCGATGATGTAACTTATCGCCAGTTGCTTGATATGATAAGCATAGCATTAAATTATAGTAATAAACCAATGAGTGATTATCAAAATGTGCAGGTGCAAAACGATACACCCACACAGGCAGGAAAGAATGCTTACGAGGTGCTTCTCAACCATACAAATGGGCGTGTGAGCGTGTATCTTAGCAAGGACGGACGCATAGAGATTAGCGATGAAATGCGTTCGGTTTCGCGTATGAAATTTATGATTTATGATAAAAGCAGTAATGATTTTAGTGAGCAAGGCATACGCGATTATCGTGCCTCGCTTACTTTTAATGCAAATAATGCACTTATTATTGACCAGCCAGATGTTGATTTTTTCAATTCTGTAGATGAAATCATTCAGGCGGTGCGCTCTGGTGTGTATCGCCCAGATGCGTATGGTGAAGAATATACCGACCAAATGCGTAATAAAGGGATTCAAAATGGCATTGAGCTTTTTGGACATTTAAGCGACCATATTGAAAAAATGATTGCGCTTAATGGCTCACATGGACGCAGTTTTGAAAATGTAATAAGGAGGAATGAGATTTTGCGTGTGCAAATAGAATCTGTAAAGAGTGATGTGATTGGCACGGATATTGCCGATACTTACAATCGCTTTTCGAATCTTACCACAAATTATAATGCAGTGCTTGCTTCGACAAGTCGTATCAATCAAATGTCATTGGTGAATTATCTATGA
- a CDS encoding spermidine synthase yields MWITRQLTPNFRQEYTIDTKILDARSTHIVEIFKSVDFDEVAMINQTHLMLQKYLFIESELLAHLPLCVLPNPKNILLFDSFNLEIAYECLKHDVSVDCVQGDKKSLDSFMSFLPHFHQVMNNSHFKLFSQVIDLDVKKYDVIIADLIASKHQIDGFFRMLGERGILIVRNHHPLLEEDLFIQKVSDCTDFFNIIMPFFPSLSILSDKSYIFASKAFHPLADMLLQKIDLLPQLQYYNAHIHENAFTLPNFLFEKIQHIAKF; encoded by the coding sequence ATGTGGATTACTCGTCAGCTCACACCAAATTTTCGGCAGGAATACACTATTGATACGAAGATTCTAGACGCGCGTAGCACGCATATTGTGGAGATTTTTAAGAGTGTTGATTTTGATGAAGTGGCGATGATAAACCAAACTCATCTTATGTTGCAAAAATATCTTTTTATAGAATCCGAGTTATTAGCTCATCTCCCACTATGTGTATTGCCTAATCCAAAGAATATTTTGCTTTTTGATAGCTTTAATCTCGAGATTGCCTATGAGTGTTTGAAGCACGATGTAAGCGTGGATTGTGTGCAGGGCGATAAGAAAAGCCTAGATTCTTTTATGAGTTTTTTGCCACATTTTCATCAAGTGATGAATAATTCACATTTTAAACTTTTTAGCCAAGTGATAGATTTAGATGTGAAAAAGTATGATGTAATCATTGCCGATTTGATCGCTTCAAAGCATCAAATTGATGGTTTTTTTCGTATGCTAGGTGAGCGAGGGATTCTTATTGTTCGCAATCATCACCCATTGCTTGAGGAGGATTTATTCATACAGAAAGTGAGCGACTGCACGGATTTTTTCAATATCATAATGCCATTTTTCCCTAGCTTGAGCATTTTGAGTGATAAAAGCTATATTTTTGCATCCAAAGCCTTTCATCCTTTGGCAGATATGCTTCTTCAAAAGATAGACCTTCTTCCACAATTACAATATTATAATGCTCATATACACGAGAATGCTTTTACTCTTCCTAATTTTTTATTTGAAAAAATTCAGCATATTGCTAAGTTTTAG
- a CDS encoding polysaccharide deacetylase family protein: MMCIPILRYNHIRDMQDSYSVSPSVFEKQVRYLQSKSYQFLGFDDLLLYKKDGEVINKKCILLTFDIAWRDIYMNAYEILKKYNLKAGLFVVTEWVDEASRLERDYVQIPHNECKNALLDNARGVMCNWDEIRAMKDVFSMGSMTHTYQFSNATSPMTWHEDFELSRRLIKERLDVDTKHLAWPDGSYNQGLLRSAKSIGYEVFYTMDEGLNHPTDNNDALKRYTARDSLFWLKKYLFATSSTRNFVIGKIFL, encoded by the coding sequence ATGATGTGTATTCCTATACTTCGATACAATCATATCCGTGATATGCAGGATTCTTATAGTGTTTCACCTAGTGTATTTGAAAAGCAGGTTCGATATTTGCAGAGTAAATCGTATCAATTTTTGGGCTTTGATGACTTGCTTTTATATAAAAAAGACGGCGAGGTGATAAATAAAAAATGTATCTTGCTTACTTTTGATATTGCGTGGCGAGATATTTATATGAATGCTTATGAGATTCTAAAAAAATACAATCTCAAGGCGGGGCTATTTGTCGTAACAGAATGGGTAGATGAAGCTTCAAGACTCGAGCGGGATTATGTGCAGATTCCACACAATGAGTGCAAAAACGCACTTTTAGATAATGCAAGGGGCGTTATGTGTAATTGGGACGAGATTAGAGCAATGAAAGATGTTTTTAGTATGGGATCGATGACGCATACTTATCAATTTTCAAATGCTACTTCACCTATGACTTGGCACGAGGATTTTGAGCTCTCAAGGCGCTTGATTAAAGAACGGCTTGATGTGGATACAAAGCATTTGGCTTGGCCTGATGGTAGCTACAATCAAGGTTTGCTCCGCAGTGCAAAAAGCATAGGGTATGAAGTATTTTACACGATGGACGAGGGGCTAAACCACCCAACAGACAACAATGACGCACTCAAGCGTTACACAGCTAGAGATAGTCTCTTTTGGTTAAAAAAGTATTTATTTGCTACTTCAAGTACAAGAAATTTTGTAATTGGCAAGATTTTTTTATAA
- the coaE gene encoding dephospho-CoA kinase (Dephospho-CoA kinase (CoaE) performs the final step in coenzyme A biosynthesis.) has product MELKHAIALTGSIGSGKSTLVNFLALYGYKSICADTISHQMLEKHSAEVIEAFGEGITNKNGVIERKKLGAIIFASPKEREKLESILHPYIYQEILAQAKELEKKGVWYFLDIPLFFEVGGKEAYPVARSLVVYTPVKEAIERVVQRDNLTLEEAKMRLEAQMSIEEKCRLADDIIGNDGTLRALQQRIESYINSLPK; this is encoded by the coding sequence ATGGAGTTAAAACACGCGATTGCTCTTACAGGTTCGATAGGAAGCGGTAAGAGCACTTTGGTTAATTTTCTTGCGCTTTATGGATACAAGAGTATTTGTGCTGACACAATTTCTCATCAAATGCTTGAAAAGCATAGTGCGGAAGTTATAGAGGCTTTTGGAGAGGGGATTACTAATAAAAATGGTGTCATTGAGCGTAAAAAACTCGGGGCAATTATCTTTGCCTCTCCCAAAGAGCGCGAAAAATTAGAGTCTATTTTGCACCCATATATTTACCAAGAGATACTTGCCCAAGCCAAAGAACTTGAAAAAAAGGGCGTATGGTATTTTTTAGATATTCCTTTGTTTTTTGAAGTGGGCGGCAAGGAGGCTTATCCTGTGGCGCGATCACTTGTAGTCTATACTCCAGTAAAAGAAGCGATTGAACGCGTTGTGCAGCGCGATAATCTCACTCTTGAAGAAGCAAAAATGCGTCTAGAGGCGCAAATGTCTATTGAGGAAAAATGTCGTTTGGCTGATGATATTATCGGTAATGACGGGACTCTGCGTGCTTTGCAGCAACGCATAGAATCCTATATTAATTCTCTTCCAAAATAA
- the hsrA gene encoding homeostatic response regulator transcription factor HsrA: MRILVIEDDPTLCKNITEALNERSYQTDVAENLKDGEYYISIRNYDLVLADWDLPDGCGLDIVSQVKDKSPRTPVLVISNKIAADNEIRAFKDGADDFVAKPFNMQVLLTRIQARLRFWGSSVIEIEDLVINPDEEKITYKGQEIEVKGKPFEVLTHLARHRDQIVSKEQLLDAIWEEPELVTPNVIEVAINQIRQKMDKPLNIGTIETVRRRGYRFCYPKKPSDV; the protein is encoded by the coding sequence ATGAGAATCTTGGTGATTGAAGATGATCCAACTTTATGTAAAAATATAACAGAGGCGTTGAATGAGCGCAGCTATCAAACTGATGTCGCGGAAAATCTAAAAGATGGTGAGTATTATATTAGTATTCGTAACTATGATTTAGTGTTAGCAGATTGGGATTTGCCCGATGGCTGTGGGCTCGATATTGTCTCGCAAGTAAAGGATAAGTCTCCACGTACACCTGTGCTTGTAATCTCTAATAAGATTGCAGCAGACAACGAGATTCGAGCTTTTAAGGATGGTGCAGACGACTTTGTAGCGAAGCCATTTAATATGCAAGTGCTTTTGACAAGAATCCAAGCGAGATTACGTTTCTGGGGTTCTAGCGTGATTGAAATCGAGGATTTAGTTATTAATCCTGATGAGGAAAAAATCACTTACAAAGGGCAGGAAATTGAAGTTAAAGGTAAGCCTTTTGAGGTGCTTACTCATCTTGCGCGTCATCGTGACCAAATTGTTTCTAAAGAGCAACTACTTGATGCAATTTGGGAAGAGCCAGAGCTTGTAACGCCAAATGTTATTGAAGTAGCAATCAATCAGATTCGTCAAAAAATGGATAAACCTCTCAATATCGGCACGATAGAAACGGTGCGCCGCAGGGGATATCGCTTCTGCTATCCTAAGAAGCCAAGTGATGTTTAG
- the dapF gene encoding diaminopimelate epimerase, with amino-acid sequence MQFIKYSSSGNDFLVFHTDVCDNGTRASLARRVCERHNGIGADGMVVLIPAKNVDYAYEWEFYNADGSRAKMCGNASRSVGHYAYTEGIAPRTHCFLSEVGLIGIELDKDDTTLVQSDLGVYTLIQEHIIESNPYGVDSWSLLDTGVPHLVGFVECENALPTKRDTILRDLRVKYNANITLVCVGAERIEYMTYERGVEDITLACGTGAAAAFVLALRNGLCENKAVLIPPSKETLWLSLGVDSHILFKGEVKRIARCDWFLGE; translated from the coding sequence ATGCAGTTTATCAAATATAGCAGTAGTGGTAATGATTTCCTTGTCTTTCACACTGATGTGTGTGATAATGGCACGCGCGCTTCTCTTGCGAGACGCGTGTGTGAGCGGCATAATGGCATAGGTGCTGATGGTATGGTAGTGCTTATTCCTGCAAAAAATGTGGATTATGCGTATGAATGGGAATTTTATAATGCTGATGGCTCAAGAGCCAAAATGTGTGGGAATGCAAGCAGAAGTGTGGGGCATTACGCATACACAGAGGGCATTGCTCCTAGAACCCATTGTTTTTTGAGTGAGGTGGGACTGATTGGTATTGAGCTAGATAAAGATGATACAACGCTCGTGCAAAGCGATTTGGGCGTATATACGCTTATACAGGAGCATATTATAGAATCTAATCCCTATGGTGTGGATTCGTGGAGTTTGCTTGATACCGGTGTGCCTCACTTGGTGGGATTTGTGGAATGTGAAAATGCCCTACCGACAAAGCGAGATACTATCCTAAGGGATTTACGCGTGAAATATAATGCGAACATTACCCTTGTGTGTGTGGGGGCGGAGCGTATAGAATATATGACTTATGAGCGCGGAGTTGAGGATATTACCCTTGCGTGTGGCACGGGAGCCGCTGCGGCTTTTGTTTTGGCGTTAAGAAATGGCTTGTGTGAAAACAAGGCAGTGCTTATCCCACCGAGCAAAGAAACTTTGTGGTTGAGCTTGGGGGTAGATTCACATATTTTGTTTAAGGGCGAAGTGAAGCGCATTGCGCGTTGTGATTGGTTTTTGGGCGAGTAG